The following proteins are co-located in the Bathymodiolus thermophilus thioautotrophic gill symbiont genome:
- a CDS encoding IS5 family transposase, with the protein MRVKTTQEQTFADSFINIPNSQLDIINKVIDWEVIAKDLSHIKVDYSAVSLFKALLIGTWHNLSDEKLADSLSRDLVFINFCNFSLSGNKPDATTIGRFRTKLIKQNLFDRLLSSINLMLENNQLKLSNGKHVAMDATLIQSARRTKKIITTHKTGEVYEIDSNPIQYSDDKDARWTFKAGKYTYGYSSVVTTDANGLINKATTHPANDSEMTHFEENVKQAGNQKGVRVLYDKGAASQANSEALKAQKLRDGIMRKKPKGKQMSHWNKLRNKAISKRRFVVERTFGTLKRTYGLARSRYIGLEKVASEVNLKAIAYNLVRAANVYINKGLNTT; encoded by the coding sequence ATGCGAGTTAAAACCACTCAAGAACAAACCTTTGCTGATAGTTTTATCAACATACCAAACTCCCAACTAGACATCATTAACAAAGTTATCGATTGGGAAGTTATAGCCAAAGATCTGTCTCATATTAAAGTTGACTATTCTGCTGTTAGTCTGTTTAAAGCGCTATTAATAGGCACATGGCACAATCTCTCTGATGAGAAGTTGGCTGATAGTCTTAGTAGAGATTTAGTCTTTATTAACTTTTGCAACTTTAGCCTAAGTGGCAACAAACCTGATGCTACAACCATTGGCAGATTTAGAACCAAACTAATCAAACAAAATCTATTTGATAGACTTTTGAGTAGCATCAATCTTATGCTTGAGAATAATCAACTCAAACTCTCTAATGGCAAACATGTTGCCATGGATGCAACCTTAATTCAAAGTGCTAGACGCACTAAGAAGATTATTACAACACACAAAACTGGTGAGGTTTATGAGATTGATAGTAACCCAATTCAATATTCAGATGATAAAGATGCAAGATGGACATTTAAGGCGGGAAAATACACTTATGGATATTCATCAGTAGTAACAACTGATGCCAATGGATTAATTAACAAAGCCACTACGCACCCTGCTAATGATAGTGAAATGACTCATTTTGAAGAAAATGTTAAACAGGCAGGCAATCAAAAAGGCGTAAGAGTTTTATACGACAAAGGAGCAGCCTCTCAAGCTAATAGTGAAGCACTTAAAGCACAAAAGTTAAGAGATGGTATTATGCGCAAAAAACCCAAAGGCAAGCAAATGAGTCATTGGAATAAATTACGCAATAAAGCAATCAGCAAAAGAAGGTTTGTGGTTGAGCGCACCTTTGGTACGCTCAAACGCACTTATGGTTTGGCAAGAAGTCGTTATATTGGTTTAGAGAAAGTTGCCAGCGAAGTTAATCTTAAAGCTATTGCTTATAATCTAGTTAGAGCGGCGAATGTTTATATTAACAAGGGATTAAATACAACCTAG
- a CDS encoding ferritin-like domain-containing protein: MANEGYHEAEENLTQATKDMHKAIVSLMEELEAIDWYNQRIDACQDKELSAILAHNRDEEKEHASMILEWIRRKDKTFDKELRDYLFVDKPIAH; this comes from the coding sequence ATGGCAAATGAAGGCTACCACGAAGCAGAAGAAAACTTAACCCAGGCAACCAAAGACATGCACAAAGCAATTGTGTCTTTAATGGAGGAATTAGAGGCAATTGATTGGTACAATCAGCGTATTGATGCGTGTCAAGACAAAGAATTATCGGCAATTTTAGCGCATAATCGTGATGAAGAAAAAGAACATGCGTCAATGATTTTAGAGTGGATTAGACGCAAGGATAAGACCTTTGATAAAGAGCTTAGAGATTATCTTTTTGTTGACAAACCGATTGCACACTAA
- a CDS encoding polynucleotide adenylyltransferase → MKKYLVGGAVRDQLLGIANEHTEKDWLIVGSSPEEMLDLGYRQVGKEFPVFLHPGTQEEYALARVERKVGKGYKGFEFDTSKSVTLEQDLSRRDLTINAIAQKNDELFDPFNGQVDLDNGLLKHVSVAFVEDPVRILRVARFAAQFKAFGFKVAHETHQLMKDMVVSGEVDALTPERVFKELDKSLAGDTPAAFFKVLSACGAYEKVFSPLKSCPPQNHQNAFEFLDNLPTSEPAIKFSIWLKDEDPKALDALCKHIKCPKKYEQLAKLVNTTYQFAAKFKTQSSDEVFNFFAKTDALRRQERFAELLTTFALIGIDVSRIVELKDLLNAIDTSSLDKHNIAQVIQQQKLSIIEAFV, encoded by the coding sequence ATGAAAAAGTATTTAGTTGGCGGTGCGGTTCGTGATCAATTATTAGGTATTGCCAATGAGCATACTGAGAAAGATTGGCTTATTGTTGGCTCATCCCCTGAGGAAATGTTAGATTTGGGTTATCGGCAAGTAGGCAAAGAATTTCCGGTATTTTTACACCCCGGAACGCAAGAAGAATATGCGCTTGCCAGAGTTGAGCGTAAAGTCGGCAAAGGCTATAAAGGCTTTGAATTTGACACTTCTAAATCTGTTACCCTTGAGCAAGATTTATCCCGCCGTGATTTAACCATCAATGCCATTGCACAAAAAAATGATGAATTGTTTGACCCATTTAATGGGCAAGTTGATTTGGACAATGGATTGCTTAAACATGTGTCTGTTGCTTTTGTTGAAGATCCTGTGCGCATTTTGCGTGTAGCACGCTTTGCTGCACAATTTAAGGCATTTGGCTTCAAGGTGGCACACGAAACGCATCAATTAATGAAAGATATGGTTGTTTCGGGCGAGGTGGATGCCCTAACGCCTGAACGGGTTTTTAAAGAATTAGACAAATCCTTAGCTGGTGATACACCCGCTGCTTTTTTTAAAGTATTGTCCGCTTGCGGGGCGTATGAAAAAGTGTTTTCACCGCTTAAATCTTGTCCTCCACAAAACCATCAAAATGCTTTTGAATTTTTGGATAATCTACCCACGAGTGAGCCGGCTATTAAATTTAGCATATGGCTGAAAGATGAAGACCCAAAGGCGCTTGATGCATTGTGCAAACATATTAAATGCCCAAAAAAATATGAACAACTGGCAAAACTGGTGAATACAACTTATCAATTTGCCGCTAAGTTTAAAACTCAATCTAGCGATGAAGTATTTAATTTTTTTGCAAAAACTGATGCACTTAGACGACAAGAGCGATTTGCAGAACTACTGACAACTTTTGCATTGATAGGTATTGATGTTAGTCGCATAGTTGAACTCAAAGATTTGTTGAATGCAATTGATACTTCTAGTCTTGATAAGCATAATATTGCCCAGGTAATTCAGCAGCAAAAATTATCTATCATTGAGGCCTTTGTATAA
- a CDS encoding sulfite exporter TauE/SafE family protein: protein MFELILLLLLGMFSGFMAGLLGVGGGLIIVPALLYLLAGSVEQSILMQTAVGTALAAIVFTSLSSVWAHHRHGAIYWHYFIKLTPSILLGAFSGAMIAQYLSFDFLRIFFAIFEIVVALIMWFGISASGHVDNLSRWTWVATGYVIGFISAIVGIGGGTMTTPFLTYNKVAVKNAIATSAATGLPIAMAGSMGFIMAGWHTNTENSLGFVHIEALLSIALMSVIFAPFGAKVAHSIDGGQLKKLFALLLAVLSMVVLSF, encoded by the coding sequence TTGTTTGAACTAATTCTATTACTACTGCTTGGTATGTTTTCTGGCTTTATGGCAGGTTTGCTGGGTGTTGGCGGTGGTTTGATCATCGTACCAGCGTTATTGTATTTATTGGCAGGAAGTGTTGAGCAATCTATTTTAATGCAAACAGCTGTGGGTACGGCGTTAGCGGCGATTGTTTTTACTTCGCTTTCCAGCGTTTGGGCACATCATCGTCACGGTGCAATTTATTGGCATTATTTTATTAAACTGACGCCAAGTATTTTATTGGGTGCCTTTAGTGGTGCAATGATTGCTCAATATTTGAGTTTTGATTTTCTGCGAATTTTCTTTGCAATTTTTGAAATAGTAGTGGCGTTAATTATGTGGTTTGGCATTAGTGCTTCTGGGCATGTAGATAATTTAAGTCGATGGACTTGGGTGGCAACAGGCTATGTTATCGGTTTTATTTCAGCCATTGTTGGGATTGGTGGTGGCACAATGACCACGCCATTTTTAACTTATAATAAAGTTGCCGTTAAAAATGCCATTGCTACTTCGGCGGCTACTGGACTACCGATTGCAATGGCAGGTAGCATGGGTTTTATTATGGCTGGTTGGCATACGAATACTGAGAACAGTTTGGGTTTTGTGCATATTGAAGCGTTGTTGAGTATTGCGCTAATGAGTGTAATTTTTGCACCATTTGGCGCTAAAGTTGCACATAGCATAGATGGCGGTCAACTTAAAAAGCTTTTTGCCTTGCTTTTGGCTGTATTAAGTATGGTTGTTTTGAGTTTTTAG
- a CDS encoding nitroreductase family protein: MKHEIIKDLLWRHSTKKYDSTKKVSDEDLNIIYKAISLSASSINSQPWRFIVIESQEARERMSRTFVNKYQFNQPHIFDSSQTILFAHNPKYTRENYAEVVDKGIEDGRTKPEDRESAFAGFFFAELNTDKNGDTSAWTKAQLYLALGNTLHTLARLRIDSTPMEGLDIELVNQEFKRELDGYQCEVALAIGYSHPTEDYNKNMVKTRRSLERILLKI; this comes from the coding sequence ATGAAACACGAAATTATTAAAGATTTACTATGGAGACATTCAACCAAAAAATACGATTCAACCAAAAAAGTTTCTGACGAAGATTTAAATATTATTTACAAAGCAATAAGTTTATCCGCTTCTTCAATCAATTCTCAACCTTGGAGATTTATCGTGATAGAAAGTCAAGAGGCAAGGGAGAGAATGAGTCGCACTTTTGTCAATAAATATCAGTTTAACCAGCCACATATTTTTGATAGTTCACAAACTATTCTTTTTGCTCATAACCCAAAATACACTCGTGAAAACTATGCCGAAGTAGTGGACAAAGGTATTGAGGACGGCAGAACCAAACCTGAAGATAGAGAGTCTGCCTTTGCTGGATTTTTCTTTGCTGAATTAAATACCGATAAAAATGGTGATACTTCCGCTTGGACAAAAGCACAACTATATTTAGCATTGGGCAATACGCTACATACTTTAGCTCGCTTGAGAATTGATTCAACGCCGATGGAGGGGTTAGATATTGAGTTGGTTAATCAGGAATTTAAGCGGGAATTAGACGGTTATCAATGTGAAGTGGCTTTAGCGATTGGTTACTCTCATCCTACCGAAGATTATAATAAGAACATGGTTAAAACAAGACGCTCTTTGGAGCGTATTTTACTAAAAATATGA
- a CDS encoding glutathione peroxidase, translating into MLTDKTGNNIPSITFKTQDKHQWLDVTTSDIFNNKTVIVFSLPGAYTPTCSSSHLPRFNELAPIFKDNGVNEIVCVSVNDTFVMNEWKKDQEAENITMLPDGNGEFTDGMGMLVNKNNLGFGKRSWRYSMLVKNGVIDKMFIEPEVDGDPFEVSDADTMLTYINADAVVPKSATMFSRKGCPHCQRALDLLNKQGIYVEVIELGAGITSRSLRAMSGKSSTPQIFIGGDYIGGADELEQYLCKGFLGENYGK; encoded by the coding sequence ATGCTAACTGATAAAACCGGAAATAATATTCCATCTATAACTTTTAAAACGCAAGATAAGCACCAATGGCTAGATGTTACAACAAGTGATATTTTTAACAATAAAACGGTTATCGTATTTTCATTACCGGGTGCTTACACACCCACTTGTTCATCATCACATCTACCAAGATTTAATGAACTGGCCCCAATTTTTAAAGACAATGGCGTTAATGAAATCGTATGTGTATCTGTGAACGACACTTTTGTAATGAATGAATGGAAAAAAGACCAAGAAGCGGAAAATATCACAATGTTGCCCGATGGCAATGGAGAATTTACCGATGGTATGGGGATGTTGGTGAATAAAAATAATTTGGGTTTTGGTAAGCGTTCATGGCGTTATTCAATGCTCGTTAAAAATGGCGTGATTGACAAAATGTTTATTGAGCCAGAAGTTGACGGCGACCCATTTGAAGTTTCTGATGCAGATACCATGCTCACCTATATTAATGCTGATGCTGTTGTGCCAAAATCAGCCACAATGTTTAGTCGCAAAGGCTGTCCGCATTGTCAAAGAGCCTTAGATTTATTAAATAAACAAGGGATTTATGTGGAAGTTATTGAGTTAGGGGCGGGTATTACTTCTCGTTCACTGCGTGCAATGAGTGGCAAAAGCAGCACACCACAGATTTTCATTGGCGGAGATTATATTGGCGGTGCTGATGAATTGGAACAATATTTATGCAAAGGTTTTTTAGGAGAAAATTATGGCAAATGA
- the mpl gene encoding UDP-N-acetylmuramate:L-alanyl-gamma-D-glutamyl-meso-diaminopimelate ligase, producing the protein MHIHILGIAGTFMGSLALIAKQMGHQVTGMDQGVYPPMSIQLNEQNINYTQGYSVDDLPLADVYIIGNALSRGNECVEEILSRQYTYTSGAQWLSDNVLHNKWVLSVAGTHGKTTTASMLAWILEDAGYNPSFLIGGVVENFGVSSRLTDSNFFVIEADEYDTAFFDKRSKFVHYHTKTLVLNNLEFDHADIFDSLKDIQKQCHHLLRTVPKEGLIVHPKNNKNIDQVITMGLYSEQQTLPNATLSISEKGTSFKVEGETVDWHLLGQHNMQNGLCAIYAAHHVGVPFSVACKALNNFQGVKRRLEVKYQTQAITLYDDFAHHPSAIQTTLEGLRKKIGDDKIIAILELRSNTMKAGIHQQSLVAALSAADQIFILKPDTQIWDIGTLFDESMLFNSVDEIVEELAKIPHGHFVVMSNGGFDDIFNKITFKETFV; encoded by the coding sequence ATGCACATTCATATTCTTGGTATTGCTGGTACATTTATGGGCTCTTTGGCGCTGATTGCCAAACAAATGGGGCATCAGGTAACTGGAATGGATCAAGGTGTGTATCCGCCAATGAGCATTCAACTTAATGAACAAAATATTAATTACACACAAGGATACAGCGTAGATGATTTGCCACTAGCAGATGTTTATATTATAGGCAACGCCTTATCACGAGGTAATGAATGTGTGGAGGAAATTCTCAGCCGACAATACACTTATACTTCAGGCGCACAGTGGTTAAGTGACAATGTATTACACAATAAATGGGTGCTCAGCGTTGCTGGTACACATGGAAAAACGACGACTGCCAGTATGTTGGCGTGGATTTTAGAAGATGCGGGTTACAATCCGAGTTTTTTAATTGGTGGTGTGGTTGAAAATTTTGGCGTCTCTTCACGGTTAACTGATTCTAATTTTTTCGTGATTGAGGCAGATGAATACGACACTGCTTTTTTTGATAAGCGTTCAAAGTTTGTGCATTACCATACTAAAACTTTGGTACTTAATAATCTTGAGTTTGACCATGCCGATATTTTTGATTCACTTAAAGATATTCAAAAACAATGCCACCATCTACTTCGTACTGTGCCAAAAGAAGGGCTGATTGTGCATCCAAAAAATAATAAAAATATTGATCAAGTGATTACCATGGGGCTTTATTCAGAACAACAAACATTACCCAATGCAACGCTATCAATCAGTGAAAAAGGCACCTCATTCAAAGTTGAAGGTGAAACAGTTGATTGGCATTTACTGGGTCAACACAATATGCAAAATGGACTGTGTGCCATTTATGCAGCACATCATGTAGGTGTGCCATTTTCTGTGGCCTGTAAGGCGTTAAATAACTTTCAAGGGGTTAAGCGCCGTTTAGAAGTCAAGTACCAAACTCAAGCAATTACTTTATACGATGATTTTGCCCACCACCCTAGTGCCATACAAACCACACTTGAGGGTTTGCGCAAAAAAATAGGCGATGACAAGATTATTGCCATTTTGGAGTTAAGATCCAATACCATGAAAGCTGGCATACATCAACAAAGTCTAGTTGCAGCATTAAGTGCTGCTGATCAAATTTTTATTCTAAAACCTGATACTCAAATATGGGACATCGGCACTTTATTTGATGAATCAATGTTATTTAACTCAGTTGATGAGATTGTTGAAGAATTGGCAAAAATACCACACGGTCATTTTGTGGTAATGTCCAATGGGGGATTTGACGATATTTTTAATAAAATTACCTTTAAAGAGACCTTTGTATAA
- a CDS encoding NAD(P)H-dependent oxidoreductase, whose amino-acid sequence MKKILLVTAGYSIFDAKGQLNSFLSYLTDKTLSKRGYKIKVSDVTKITLDRDRELDKLLWADAVIYITPIMWFNMPAPLVQWLNEVLLYKKTFIITDEYGEGGQVPATHFMIVTTSNMKNSDLGKGFVLKNATHIDDLLQPLIMTNHYLSIRNQIPTFHADDVISGDTSWIESGYIKHLNKHF is encoded by the coding sequence ATGAAAAAAATATTACTAGTCACAGCAGGTTACTCAATTTTTGACGCCAAAGGACAACTAAATAGTTTTTTGAGTTATTTAACGGACAAAACGCTGAGTAAAAGAGGCTATAAAATCAAAGTTTCAGATGTGACTAAAATTACCTTGGATAGGGACAGGGAGCTTGATAAATTACTATGGGCAGATGCTGTTATTTATATCACACCAATAATGTGGTTTAATATGCCAGCCCCTCTTGTTCAATGGCTTAATGAAGTTTTGCTTTATAAGAAAACTTTTATTATTACCGATGAATACGGTGAAGGTGGACAAGTGCCGGCAACTCATTTTATGATTGTAACGACTTCTAACATGAAAAATAGTGATTTAGGAAAAGGCTTTGTTTTAAAAAATGCCACACATATTGATGATTTGTTGCAGCCCTTAATAATGACCAACCATTATTTAAGTATTCGCAATCAAATTCCCACTTTTCATGCTGATGATGTAATTTCAGGTGATACCAGTTGGATTGAAAGTGGCTATATTAAACACCTTAATAAACATTTTTAG
- a CDS encoding PD-(D/E)XK nuclease family protein, which translates to MWINADTSNITQDDTIILANNRQVLAFKKTWGGQKGNSALPKSLSWYQYLQETWRILQPNSEKRLISNSESRTLIERSMLKLGQTEIDSRLLDEVIKNNDYCQAHLIEYTQLSQTGIQNYELFVTWMQDYQQTKLSHHLLDANDLPALLIEQSAELTQPYIYGFKTLTPVQALLLDKIGYQTLEEGQKQPQSDNQIFQTSYDEILSAAKWAKALNVQHPNKHIAIVCPTLNRQHHQIKSIFDQVFTNTLIETGQKSYNISLGLPLNDYPLIRHLLAVLKLCEQLQNNRIDTEVFNAVITSPYIAYAQEEQSARALLVNRVLFFSKTCFKFSHLEKHLDMTPQVKIMLESIIAQASKKKQTHDQWLLLFDNYLQIWGFVTDRTLSSTEYQLFNKYQTARSELNQLAQFGGKINMAEALFDLKKWLSQVIFQAQSAKTPIQILGSLEAEGLVFDHAWVLGMTDGFLPVALNSPRFIPSDIAQQHQIPHSSFALITKDAQDTFNNLASLSDTVIFSYAKTHSESEQQPSPLLKFNKETQACKHKYQNVALASLLDAEANSLLDTQINNGVNVLKDQMACEFKGFAHRLNTQTFNRPHIGLNRMEQGNIIHLVLQYFYQEITTQEALLSLSNDALDALIQQKIMAALKYYDESGFKKIEKIRVLRLIHQFVKIDKLRESFTVLSTEEKIKTNVAGLEFTTRLDRRDEMSNGDKIIFDYKTGKTVVGHWCAQAIKEPQLPIYAISKDTQGIAFIQLNADQVSIKGLSKDEESLPKQSTRNSCKEWNEQVVIWRESLSTASQNFQQGKAQILPNKTACQYCEFDSLCRIEK; encoded by the coding sequence ATGTGGATTAACGCTGATACAAGCAACATCACCCAAGATGATACTATTATCTTAGCAAACAACCGCCAAGTATTGGCATTTAAAAAAACTTGGGGTGGGCAAAAAGGCAATTCCGCTTTACCAAAATCTCTATCTTGGTATCAATACTTACAAGAAACTTGGCGTATATTGCAGCCCAATTCAGAAAAACGCTTAATTTCAAACAGTGAATCTCGCACGCTAATTGAACGCTCAATGTTAAAGTTGGGACAGACTGAAATCGACAGTCGTTTATTAGACGAAGTCATTAAGAACAATGATTATTGCCAGGCACATCTAATTGAATATACTCAATTATCACAAACAGGCATACAAAATTACGAATTGTTTGTTACTTGGATGCAAGATTATCAACAAACCAAACTTAGTCACCATTTATTAGACGCCAATGATTTGCCTGCCTTGCTTATTGAGCAAAGTGCCGAACTTACTCAACCCTATATTTACGGCTTTAAAACACTCACACCTGTGCAAGCGCTATTATTAGATAAAATTGGCTATCAAACACTTGAAGAAGGGCAAAAACAACCGCAGAGTGACAATCAAATCTTTCAAACAAGTTACGATGAAATATTGTCTGCTGCCAAATGGGCAAAGGCTTTAAATGTACAGCACCCAAACAAGCACATTGCCATCGTCTGCCCAACTTTGAATCGTCAACACCATCAAATTAAGTCTATTTTTGACCAAGTATTTACCAACACGCTAATTGAAACAGGGCAAAAATCCTACAATATTTCTTTGGGTTTGCCGCTGAATGATTACCCCTTAATTCGCCATCTTCTTGCTGTCTTAAAACTTTGTGAGCAATTGCAAAACAACCGTATTGATACCGAAGTGTTTAATGCTGTTATTACTTCACCTTATATTGCTTACGCACAAGAAGAGCAATCAGCTCGTGCTTTACTGGTAAACCGTGTCTTGTTTTTTTCAAAAACCTGTTTCAAATTTTCTCATTTGGAAAAACACTTGGATATGACGCCACAAGTAAAAATAATGCTTGAATCCATCATTGCACAAGCATCCAAGAAAAAACAAACGCACGATCAATGGTTATTGTTGTTTGATAACTACTTACAGATTTGGGGCTTTGTTACCGACAGAACCCTGTCCAGCACTGAATATCAATTATTTAACAAATATCAAACTGCCCGTTCTGAGCTTAATCAACTGGCACAATTTGGTGGAAAAATCAATATGGCAGAAGCCCTTTTTGATTTAAAAAAATGGCTTTCGCAAGTAATTTTCCAAGCACAATCAGCAAAAACCCCCATTCAAATACTCGGCAGTTTGGAGGCAGAGGGGCTGGTTTTTGATCACGCTTGGGTGTTAGGAATGACCGATGGATTCTTGCCCGTTGCACTCAATTCACCCCGCTTTATTCCCAGCGATATCGCCCAACAGCACCAAATTCCACACAGTAGTTTTGCATTAATTACCAAAGATGCACAAGATACCTTTAATAATTTAGCAAGTTTATCGGACACGGTTATTTTTTCTTATGCCAAAACCCATTCTGAAAGTGAACAACAGCCATCACCTTTGCTTAAATTTAATAAGGAAACTCAAGCGTGCAAACACAAATATCAAAATGTAGCATTAGCATCATTATTAGATGCCGAAGCCAATTCTTTATTGGACACCCAAATAAATAATGGCGTCAATGTTTTAAAAGACCAAATGGCTTGCGAGTTCAAAGGCTTTGCACATCGGCTTAATACCCAGACCTTTAACCGTCCACACATTGGTTTAAATAGAATGGAACAAGGCAATATTATTCACCTTGTCTTACAATATTTTTATCAAGAAATCACCACGCAAGAGGCACTTTTATCGTTGAGCAACGATGCTTTGGATGCACTGATTCAACAAAAAATAATGGCTGCTCTTAAATACTACGATGAATCTGGTTTCAAAAAAATAGAAAAAATAAGAGTTTTAAGACTGATTCATCAATTTGTCAAAATTGACAAACTAAGAGAATCATTTACCGTCTTATCCACTGAGGAAAAAATTAAAACCAATGTTGCTGGATTAGAATTCACCACCCGACTAGACAGGCGAGACGAAATGAGCAACGGTGATAAAATTATTTTTGATTACAAAACAGGGAAAACCGTCGTCGGTCATTGGTGCGCTCAAGCCATTAAAGAACCACAATTACCCATCTATGCAATCAGCAAAGACACGCAGGGTATTGCTTTTATCCAATTGAACGCCGATCAAGTGAGCATCAAAGGTTTGTCAAAAGATGAGGAATCCCTCCCTAAGCAATCTACTAGAAATTCCTGTAAAGAATGGAATGAACAGGTTGTTATTTGGAGAGAATCACTAAGTACTGCCAGCCAAAATTTTCAACAAGGCAAAGCACAAATTTTGCCAAACAAAACCGCTTGCCAATATTGTGAATTTGATTCACTATGCCGCATTGAAAAATAA
- a CDS encoding LysR substrate-binding domain-containing protein, whose product MTPSLKNLKYLLALKQHLHFSKAAKACFVSQSTLSSGINKLEENLNAKLVERTNKSVLFTPLGEKVAKKAQEVIFSMQDLVKISQLDFFNSSIKIGVIPTISAYLLPDFLSKLKQKYPKLRLVVTEDTSQNLIEKIEKMQLDFAIFAFPFEESKIVIQQTVFTDELVLVKHKHHQHKSIADGSLLLLEQGHCLRKHILNNAQIHKKHISEFSFSSLETLVAMIDMRCGVSFLPKMAIDNGILDKYPNLIIDKNQKKLSRGIGIIYRKNNPWQKNIIILSNFLKPLHKI is encoded by the coding sequence ATGACACCTTCACTTAAGAATTTAAAATATTTACTAGCACTTAAACAACACCTGCACTTTTCTAAAGCTGCAAAAGCTTGCTTTGTTAGTCAATCAACTTTAAGTTCAGGAATTAACAAATTAGAAGAAAATCTTAACGCCAAGTTGGTTGAAAGGACAAATAAGTCTGTTTTATTTACCCCCTTAGGAGAAAAGGTCGCAAAAAAAGCGCAGGAGGTTATTTTTTCTATGCAAGATTTGGTCAAAATATCACAGTTAGATTTTTTTAACTCCAGTATTAAAATTGGCGTTATTCCAACAATTTCTGCTTATTTATTACCTGATTTTTTATCTAAGTTAAAACAAAAATATCCAAAATTAAGACTTGTTGTTACTGAAGATACCAGTCAAAACTTAATCGAAAAAATTGAGAAAATGCAACTAGATTTTGCTATTTTTGCTTTTCCTTTTGAAGAATCTAAAATTGTTATTCAACAAACTGTGTTTACCGATGAATTGGTGCTGGTCAAACACAAGCACCATCAACACAAAAGCATTGCTGATGGCAGTTTATTATTATTAGAACAGGGGCATTGCCTAAGAAAGCATATTCTAAACAATGCTCAAATTCACAAAAAACATATATCTGAGTTTTCTTTTTCTAGTTTAGAGACTTTAGTGGCAATGATTGATATGCGTTGTGGCGTCAGTTTTTTACCAAAAATGGCAATTGATAATGGTATTTTAGACAAATACCCAAATTTAATTATTGATAAAAATCAAAAAAAACTTTCTCGAGGCATTGGCATTATTTATCGTAAAAACAACCCTTGGCAGAAAAATATTATCATACTTTCTAATTTTTTAAAACCTTTGCATAAAATATAG